CAGAGCGGGCCCCCTCTTTTCCGACTCACCGCTCACCACTTCCCACCCCCGGCGCGGAGCGCCACCCGTGAACCTCGCCTTCCTCGCCTCCCACGGCGGCAGCGCGGCGCGGTTTCTGGTGGGGGCGTGCCGGGACGGGCGGCTGAACGCCGTGCCCGTGGCGATGATCAGCAACAACAGCGGGTCGGCGGCGTTGGGGTGGGCGCGGGAGGCAGGGCTTCAGACGGCGCACCTCAGCACGGCGACGCACCCGGACCCGGAGGCGCTGGACGGGGCGATCCTGGGCTTCCTGCGGGGGGCGGGGGCGGATGCGGTGGTGCTGAGCGGGTACATGCGGGAACTGGGGCCGCGCGTGCTGGGGGCCTACGCCGGGCGATTGCTGAACGTTCACCCCAGCCTGCTGCCGAGACACGGCGGGCGGGAGATGTACGGGGACCGGGTTCATGCGGCGGTGCTCGCCTCGGGGGAAGCCGAGACGGGGGCGAGCGTTCACCTCGTCACGGCGGGGATCGACGAGGGGCCGGTGCTGGCGCAGTCGCGGGTGGACGTGCGGCCCGGCGACACGGTGGAGACGCTGCGCTCACGGGTGCAGGCGACCGAGGGCGAACTGCTGCTGCGCGCCCTGCAAGGGATGGCGGTGGGTTCGGCGTGAAGCGCAAAGTCTTCGACCTCCGCCTCTGGCCGCGCGTGGCCCGGGGGACGCACACGGTCACCCACATCCCCGGCTTCGTCATCGTGGACTTCACCGCCCACGAGGTCGTGAGCACGAAGGACGTGCCTTTCGGGGAACGCACCATCCGCATTCTCGATCAGGGCTACCGCTGGGTGCGCGTCCACCCGACGGGCGGAGGCGAGGGCGTCATGGGTGATGCGCAGACCGTCATGCTCAACCCTTCCGGGGGGCCCGAGCAACTGTACGTGGACATCCACGCGGGCGAGGGGCTGGGCGAAGACGGTCTGCCCTGGCACGACGACCTCTACCTCGACGTGATCGCCGACTGGCAGCCCGGCTGGCGGGTGACCGAGACGCACGTCATCGACGCCGACGAGCTGGAGGAGGCGGTGCAGATCGGGCAGGTGACGCCGGAACTCGCCGAGGCCGCCTGGGCCCACGCGCGAAAGGTAGAGGAGGAGTTGCGGGCGGGGACCTACGGGCCGCTGGGGGTGCTGAGGCGGTATCTGGAGGACCCGTATACGTAAAGCGTAACTGCTTCCTCTTGCCCATCTCAGCTTCAGGATAAGCTGTAAGGTGATCTATGAATATACTTAATCAACTTAAAGCTCTGAGTTACCATCAGGCCAGTATAAACCAAGAAATAGAAATTTACAGCGGGAAATGTGAAATTAAGGCTGGAGAAGCAGTAGCAGATGGCGTGTGCAGAATTACCTGTTCCTGGCACCCCAACCCAGTCATTAGATTTCACACCACAAGCACTTTTATGCATCACAAAGGCAACTACGATATTCTGATAAATTTACATGACTGGGGACACATCATTCATGGACATGTTGACTCAATTACCTACTCTTTTGAGTCTGATGCAGAGTTGACGACAGAGTTTTTCGGAAAATTAAATCAGCAGGGATTCTTGTTTCCCTCACCGTTGATGAAGCTAGGTCGATTGATGTTTCACATAATAAATCTACATAATATAGATTTTATTGAATCCAATCCAGAGGGTAGTTTTAGCGAGTCTGATAGGATGACTTTAATTTCTGACGATTGGCGTATGGAACTACACCGGGTAGACAATTTGGGTGATATTGTAAAAAGTCTGGACTACACCAATGGTTACGCATCAACTCATGTGTTATTTGTTGAAAGACTCTCGATCTATCATGTTTCTTATGAAGATTCTGTGCATGAGTTGGGCGAGTTCTTAACCTATTTCCTTTCATTTCACAGAGGCTCTTGGGTTTCAGTTTGCTTACCCATAGGGTTCAATGTCGAAACTCTATAATCTTTCGTGGGATACAGGGAGGGAAGATTGACTTCTGGCAAATCATCCCAGAATACTCAACAACAAAAACTTCTGTTAATTTACAACTTTCGTTCCCAACATTCTGGAAAAAGTGGGTAGATTTTAATTGGCACGATGCATTAAAAATGATCATTCATTGGTATGTAGAAAGTAACACTTTAGCCGGTGGAGTACAAGGAGCCATTGTCCAACAACAAGCGGCATTTGAACGGTTTGCCTGGACGTTAAAAGAAAACAATCTGGCGTTTGAGAGTATGTCTGACAAAAATTTTGATGAGTTGCGCACAGTTGAAAAGATTTCAGAATTGCTACGCTGGGCGGAGATACAAGAGCTTGTTCCCCCTTACAACAAAAACATCATTAAATATTTCAAAGCTAAGCGCAAAATCTTGAGCGGCCCAGACCTAATAGTAGATATTAGAAACAGCCTTGTGCATCCTAAACCTGTCAGGAGACAAATGCTCAACGATATATCTCAAGACATGCTTTTAGAGGTATATCGGCTTGGACAAAATTACCTAAAGCAGTTAGTCAACAAGGTTCTTGATATGCCCGCTGTGATTATAGAATTTCCAACGTACAGCTTAGAAGAGCTTGACGGTAATTACTAGTAGCAGGAATTAAAAGCCAGTAAGGACCAGAGTCCAACACGCCTCTTTCTCACCTGTCACTTTGTCCATCATTATATACAGTGCCTAAGTAATCGAGAATCATATGCTTGGAAAGCTAGTGTGGGGTAATTACAGGAATACGGTGCGGATGGTCACACCAACCACCCGCACCGTCCTTTATCCATTCTCCCCGGCATTGGCACCCGCTTCACCTACCCAGCAAATTACCTACAAACATTATAAATCCACGCCGTATTGACCGCGCTGCTCCCCTGCTGCACGGCCTGCATGAGCAGGGCACCGTTGGGCACCTGCCGGGGCGAGCTGCCCGTCACCACGCCGAAGGTGCAGTTGCTCGTATCCAGCCGCACGACCTGGGCGGCGACCCCGCGCTGCGCGCTGGCGTTGCCGTACTGCTGCACGAACATCCCGCCGCCGAAGGCGAGGCTGGCGAAAGCGACGATCTTCCAACGCTGCACCTGCTTCTGAAGGTTTTCCATCTGCCCACTATAGGGACCAGCCCGACGTGCCCTTTCCCGGTTAAATGCTGGCGAAAGACACGTTGGACGGTCCCTGCGCGGCTGGCCTGAACGGTCAGCCCTCCGGCACACGCGGCGGCATCTGGATGACCCCCCCCGCGCCCGTTTGATTTTCCCGCCTTCCTCCGCTAGATTGCTCTGCGCTGGAACGGTGCCCGAGTGGTTGAAGGGGCACGCCTGGAAAGCGTGTGTACGGGCAACCGTACCGAGAGTTCGAATCTCTCCCGTTCCGCCAAAGCCTGTGCCTGTGCGTGTCTGCCCGGACACCACAGGCATGTTCTTTTGGGGCGATTCATCGGGTCTCCGGCCTCGGCGTTGTAAGAGGCGCGTGTGTCCGGCGGGGCTACCCTCGGCCTAGCCGCTCCGGTGGGGGCGAGAAAGAGGAGGCCAGGAATGGACCACACGCACCAAGCCCTGTCGCATAGCTGGAGCGTCTTTTACGTCGTCTTGTCGTATGTCATCGCCACGCTGGCGTCGTACGTGTCGCTGGAGGTCGCCACCCGCGCGGGCCAGCGCTCTGCCGAGGGGCGCCGGGGCCGGGCGTGGCTGCTCGCGCAGGCTGCCCTGCTGGGGTACGGCATCTGGGCCATGCACTTCGTCGGGATGCTCGCCTATCAGGTCTCGGCGACCGTCACCTATAACCTGCCGCTGACGGTGCTGTCGGGGGTGCTGGCGATTGGTCTGATGTACCCGGCGCTGCTGATCCTCCACGGGGGCCCGCTGCGCTTTCCCCGCCTGCTGCTGGCGGGGCTGGTCGCCGGAAGCGGGATCGTGTTCATGCACTACCTGGGGATGTTCGCCTTCCAGGTGCCGGGCACGGCCGTCTCGGTGCGCCCGGTGCCCCTCGTCCTCTCGGTCCTCATCGCCGTCGGGGCGAGCATGGCGGCGTTCTACCTCTTCCGCCTCGTGTCGAGCACCTGGGCGCGCAAACTTTCCGGCGCGGCCCTGACGGGCCTCAAGGGGGCGGCGGGGCTGGTCATGGGCGGGGCCATCGTCGCCATGCACTACACCGGCATGGCGGCCTGGCACCTGAACGTGGTGGACAGCAACCTGCTCTACCGCAACACGGGCGGCCTGGACACCGAGTTCCTGGCCCTGGGCATCAGCGTCCTCTCCATCGTGCTGCTGAGCATGACGGTGACCAAGCTCCTCGTGGACGCCGTGCTGGAGCCCTCGACGGCACAGTAATCCGCCTCTGCGCGCAGGGCGAGGGCCGCCTTCCCACCCGGGAGTGCGGCCCTCGCCCTTTGCCCCTTTTCCCTACCGCCGCCCCACCCTCCACGCGCTCACGAGCGACAGCAGCGCCAGCACGGCGCAGGCGTGGGCGAGGACGGAAAAGCCCACGCGGGCGATCACCAGACCGCCGATCAGGGTCCCGGCCCCGGCGGCGACGTAACCCAGGCCGTCCGTCACCCCCTGCGCGGCGGGATGGCGGGCCAGCGCTTTGCTGCCGGAGACGAAGGCGAGGTTCCACCCCAGCCCCAGGACGAACATGGACACGCCCAGCCACGCGGCCCCGGGCAACGTGGCGCTCAGCGCGGCGAGCACGAGGAGGACCGAGCCGCCCACGTACCCGAAGCGCACGCCCAGCCGGTCGATGAGGGGGCCCGTGAGCCACCCGAAGGCGAACATGCCCGCGATGTGCCCGGAGATCAGCGCGGCGACACCCGTATGGTCCATTCCCATGTGGTGCGCCCGCAGCGGGGTCAGGCTCATCAGCGTGACCATCAACCCCTGCGCGGTGGCAAGCGCGAGGGCGGTGGAGCGCACGCCGGGCACGGCGAAGGCGGCGCGGACGGAGGTCGGAGCCTTCGCCGCGACCTGCGCGGGAGGCCGCACGGGCGTCCAGGCGAGGATCAGAAGGGCCGCCACCCCCAGCAGCCCCCCGCCGACGAGCCACCCGGCGACCTCGGCGGAGGTACCCAGGCGCTCTCCCAGGGTCTCCACGCCACCGGAAAAGCCGGTCATCAGGAAGGAACCCAGGACGCTCATCAGCATGAGGAGGCCCAGGGCCGTGCCGCGCCTGGACTCGGGCACGCTTTCGGCAGCGGCGTAGCGGGCCTGCTGGTAGCCGCCCTGCGCCGCGCCCATCAGCGCCGCCCCGAGGAGGAAGACGGGCGTGAGGGCCGCCCTGGCCCCCAGAAAGCCCAGCACCGCGCCGCCCGCCCCCAACGTGAAGGCCGCGCCCAGCCCCACCCGCCGCCCGGCTCTGAGCATCAGCGCCCCGAAGAGCCCCGCCGAGAGGGCCGCCGACGCGGAGATCAGGGTGCTGGGCAGCCCCGACAGGCTCTCGCGCCCCAGGCTGCTCATCACCAGCGAGGCGAGGATGGTGCTGACGGTCGTCGCGCCCGTGGCGAGCGCCTGGGCCAGGTAGAGGGGCAGGAGCCGTCCGAGGGGGAGGGCGGGGGCGAGGGCCGGGGACTGGGCGCGGACAGGTTCGCCCACGTCACGCGCCCTGCGCGGCCCACCGCTGCGCCACGGCGGCCTTCAGGTACTCGGCGGCGTCCTCGGTGCTGGCCCCCGGGGTGAAGACCTTCCCGACGCCCAGTTCCGCCAGTTTCGGCAGGTCCTGGTCGGGGATGATGCCGCCCCCGAAAACGAGGATGTCCTCGGCGCCGCGTTCACGCAGCAGCCCCACCACCTCGCGGAAGTAGTGCATGTGCGCGCCCGAGAGCACGCTCAGGCCGATGGCGTCCACGTCCTCCTGAACGGCGGCGTTGACGATCATCTCGGCGGTCTGGCGCAGGCCGGTGTAGATGACTTCCATTCCCGCGTCCCGCAGTGCGCGCGCCACCACCTTTGCGCCCCGGTCGTGGCCGTCCATGCCCGGCTTGGCGATCAGCACCCGAATCCGGCGGTCTTCCATCTTTCCTGCCTCCTAACGGTCGTTTGGGGGCATTGTACGGGGTGGGGCGGGTGGAGGGCACAGAGGTGTTTTGTTGGGGTCGGACAACTTGCTCCGGTTTGCCCCCACCCCCCAACCCCCTACCCCCAGGGGGGGCAGGGGGAGCGGTCGCTGCGCTCGGCAGGTTCAGGCAGGCTTGGCTGACACGGCTGGGCCGTCCGCTGGCAAAGTCTGATCTTGTCGCGTCCCGCCTGGTCTGCCCACCGTCTCGCTGCGCGAGCAAGGCGGGGTGGTGGCCTGGGCCGTCCGTTGCGCTTGCTCCTATAAGTCATTCAGGGTGACGGTTTTTAGAGAGCAAAGGCAGAAGCGCAGTTCTCCCTCTCCCCTTGCGGGAAAGGGCCGGGGTGAGGGGGCGTGTGACCAGCGCCACCGCTGGGAAGCTGTCTTCGCCCCATACCCTCCGCCTTCAGCCCCGTGCCGCCCGCTCCACCCGCGCCACCACCCGCTCCCGCCCCAGGGCGTCGAGCATCTCGAACATGCCGGGGCTCTCGCTCGTCCCGGCGATAGCGGCGCGCAGAGGCTGCATCA
This Deinococcus aestuarii DNA region includes the following protein-coding sequences:
- a CDS encoding phosphoribosylglycinamide formyltransferase gives rise to the protein MNLAFLASHGGSAARFLVGACRDGRLNAVPVAMISNNSGSAALGWAREAGLQTAHLSTATHPDPEALDGAILGFLRGAGADAVVLSGYMRELGPRVLGAYAGRLLNVHPSLLPRHGGREMYGDRVHAAVLASGEAETGASVHLVTAGIDEGPVLAQSRVDVRPGDTVETLRSRVQATEGELLLRALQGMAVGSA
- a CDS encoding MHYT domain-containing protein, with product MDHTHQALSHSWSVFYVVLSYVIATLASYVSLEVATRAGQRSAEGRRGRAWLLAQAALLGYGIWAMHFVGMLAYQVSATVTYNLPLTVLSGVLAIGLMYPALLILHGGPLRFPRLLLAGLVAGSGIVFMHYLGMFAFQVPGTAVSVRPVPLVLSVLIAVGASMAAFYLFRLVSSTWARKLSGAALTGLKGAAGLVMGGAIVAMHYTGMAAWHLNVVDSNLLYRNTGGLDTEFLALGISVLSIVLLSMTVTKLLVDAVLEPSTAQ
- a CDS encoding MFS transporter — protein: MGEPVRAQSPALAPALPLGRLLPLYLAQALATGATTVSTILASLVMSSLGRESLSGLPSTLISASAALSAGLFGALMLRAGRRVGLGAAFTLGAGGAVLGFLGARAALTPVFLLGAALMGAAQGGYQQARYAAAESVPESRRGTALGLLMLMSVLGSFLMTGFSGGVETLGERLGTSAEVAGWLVGGGLLGVAALLILAWTPVRPPAQVAAKAPTSVRAAFAVPGVRSTALALATAQGLMVTLMSLTPLRAHHMGMDHTGVAALISGHIAGMFAFGWLTGPLIDRLGVRFGYVGGSVLLVLAALSATLPGAAWLGVSMFVLGLGWNLAFVSGSKALARHPAAQGVTDGLGYVAAGAGTLIGGLVIARVGFSVLAHACAVLALLSLVSAWRVGRR
- a CDS encoding cobalamin B12-binding domain-containing protein translates to MEDRRIRVLIAKPGMDGHDRGAKVVARALRDAGMEVIYTGLRQTAEMIVNAAVQEDVDAIGLSVLSGAHMHYFREVVGLLRERGAEDILVFGGGIIPDQDLPKLAELGVGKVFTPGASTEDAAEYLKAAVAQRWAAQGA
- a CDS encoding DUF402 domain-containing protein, whose protein sequence is MKRKVFDLRLWPRVARGTHTVTHIPGFVIVDFTAHEVVSTKDVPFGERTIRILDQGYRWVRVHPTGGGEGVMGDAQTVMLNPSGGPEQLYVDIHAGEGLGEDGLPWHDDLYLDVIADWQPGWRVTETHVIDADELEEAVQIGQVTPELAEAAWAHARKVEEELRAGTYGPLGVLRRYLEDPYT